In Leptospira levettii, the genomic window TGTTATCTTTCGGGAAGGGGATCCACATGACGGAAGTATGTACTGCATCATGAGCGGTATGTTCGCTGTCACCAAACGGATGCCAGATGGTTCACAGGAAGTGATCAAAGGGCTTGGTCCTGGTGAATTTTTTGGCGAACTTTCCCTCATCACAAGAAGGCCACGAGCCATGACGATAAGTGTGGTATCTGCCAATGCACGAGTTGGCATTTTACGAGAGGACCAGTTCGAAAAACTAGCTCGTATCAATACGCATTTTTTATTCCAACTTACGAAAAGTACAGTCGAAAAACTCCATCGAGC contains:
- a CDS encoding cyclic nucleotide-binding domain-containing protein; the protein is MNILEFMQNISTQVYLRGDVIFREGDPHDGSMYCIMSGMFAVTKRMPDGSQEVIKGLGPGEFFGELSLITRRPRAMTISVVSANARVGILREDQFEKLARINTHFLFQLTKSTVEKLHRAEARLAELDKMIEEIQKEETK